The following coding sequences are from one Rathayibacter sp. SW19 window:
- a CDS encoding amidohydrolase, with product MTIDLEAVYTDLHRNPELSYDEHRTAGIVADSLTALGLTVTTGIAGTGVVGVLENGEGPTVLLRADMDGLPVEEATGLDYASTARGIDPDGHDVPVMHACGHDVHVACLLGAVERLVGTRAEWSGTVVALFQPAEELGSGALQMLADGLYDRVPKPDVVLGQHVTPFPAGQLGAHEGPAFAATNNVSVRLIGQGGHGSRPETTVDPVLMAAATVMRLQGIVSREVAPADSAVVTVGTMHAGSKVNIIGPDATLGINVRSYDPLVRDHVLAAITRIVEAEAAASGALVKPEITHTDAFDALVNDSDATQRVMAAFRERFGAENVVDPGAVSGSEDVGQLATAAGVPLVYWLIGGSDPQQFAKAVAAGRVEMDIPSNHSPYFAPVLQPTLDTGVAALETAAREWLVVAP from the coding sequence ATGACCATCGACCTCGAAGCCGTCTACACAGACTTGCACCGAAATCCAGAGCTCTCCTATGACGAGCACCGAACCGCCGGCATCGTCGCAGACAGCCTCACCGCTCTCGGCCTGACCGTCACGACGGGCATCGCGGGCACCGGCGTCGTCGGGGTGCTCGAGAACGGCGAGGGGCCGACGGTTCTGCTGCGTGCGGACATGGACGGCCTCCCGGTTGAGGAAGCGACAGGCCTCGACTACGCCAGTACGGCCAGAGGCATCGATCCAGATGGCCACGATGTTCCGGTGATGCACGCGTGCGGCCACGATGTGCACGTCGCGTGCCTGCTCGGTGCCGTCGAGCGGCTCGTCGGCACCCGCGCGGAATGGTCCGGCACGGTGGTGGCGCTCTTCCAGCCGGCCGAGGAGCTCGGCAGCGGCGCCCTTCAGATGCTCGCGGACGGCCTGTACGACCGGGTGCCGAAGCCTGACGTGGTGCTCGGCCAGCACGTGACGCCGTTCCCCGCCGGCCAGCTGGGCGCGCATGAGGGACCGGCCTTCGCTGCGACCAACAACGTCAGCGTCCGGCTGATCGGCCAGGGCGGCCACGGATCGCGCCCGGAGACGACGGTCGATCCCGTGCTGATGGCCGCTGCAACCGTGATGCGCCTGCAAGGCATTGTCTCTCGGGAGGTCGCTCCGGCCGATTCTGCCGTTGTCACCGTTGGGACCATGCACGCCGGTTCGAAGGTCAACATCATCGGCCCGGATGCGACGCTCGGCATCAACGTGCGCAGCTACGACCCGCTGGTGCGCGATCATGTGCTTGCTGCAATCACGCGCATTGTCGAGGCGGAGGCCGCGGCATCCGGCGCCTTGGTCAAGCCCGAGATCACGCACACCGACGCATTCGACGCCCTTGTCAACGATTCGGATGCGACGCAGCGCGTCATGGCCGCGTTCCGAGAGCGCTTCGGTGCGGAGAACGTCGTCGACCCGGGGGCCGTGTCCGGCAGCGAAGACGTCGGCCAACTCGCCACCGCTGCAGGAGTGCCGCTGGTCTACTGGCTGATCGGCGGCAGCGATCCGCAACAGTTCGCCAAAGCCGTGGCGGCGGGACGTGTCGAAATGGACATCCCGTCGAACCACTCGCCCTACTTCGCGCCGGTGCTGCAGCCGACCCTCGACACGGGCGTCGCCGCCCTCGAGACAGCAGCTCGCGAGTGGCTGGTGGTCGCTCCCTGA
- a CDS encoding MATE family efflux transporter codes for MPALGALIAEPLFLLADSAMVGHLGAASLAGLGIAGAVLQTIVGLMVFLAYGTTPAVARRLGAGDPRAAAAAGVDGAWLALGLGIVLAIVGWIASPWLVSLFGAAPDVATAASGYLTISMLGLPAMLLVFAATGLLRGLQDTRTPLVVATIGFGANVLLNALFIYGLKLGIVGSAIGTIAAQWGMAAVYLFVVVRHTRRVGASLLPRHAGIRNSAGAGGWLFLRTLSLRAAMLLAVYVATQFGSHELAAFQVAMTVFATLAFALDALAIAAQALIGKALGASDLESVRSVLARCLQWGVLGGVALGAVLAALSPIAPWVFTSDSSVAGMLPVAFLIVAIGTPLAGYVFVLDGVLIGAGDARYLAWTGGVNLAVFVPLAIAVGTWAPSGPSGLAWLTAAFSFGYIGARAVTLGLRARRGAWMVAGAQR; via the coding sequence GTGCCCGCACTGGGCGCACTGATCGCAGAGCCGCTGTTTCTACTCGCGGATTCGGCCATGGTCGGCCATCTCGGTGCGGCCTCGCTCGCTGGGCTCGGTATCGCAGGCGCCGTTCTGCAGACGATCGTCGGCCTCATGGTCTTCCTCGCATACGGCACGACGCCGGCCGTTGCGCGCAGGCTCGGAGCGGGCGATCCGCGCGCGGCCGCCGCGGCCGGTGTCGACGGCGCCTGGCTCGCCCTGGGTCTTGGCATTGTGCTTGCGATTGTCGGCTGGATCGCCTCGCCCTGGCTGGTCAGCCTGTTCGGGGCGGCACCGGATGTCGCGACCGCGGCATCCGGGTATCTCACGATCTCGATGCTCGGCCTACCCGCAATGCTGCTGGTGTTCGCGGCTACCGGACTGCTGCGCGGCCTGCAAGACACTCGAACACCGCTGGTTGTGGCCACGATCGGCTTCGGCGCGAACGTGCTGCTGAACGCCCTGTTCATCTACGGGCTGAAGCTCGGGATCGTCGGGTCGGCGATCGGAACGATCGCAGCGCAGTGGGGTATGGCGGCCGTGTATCTGTTCGTCGTCGTTCGCCACACCCGACGGGTGGGCGCGTCGCTGCTGCCGCGGCATGCAGGCATCCGCAATTCTGCCGGTGCCGGCGGATGGCTGTTCCTGCGCACGCTCAGCCTGCGTGCGGCTATGCTGCTCGCCGTCTATGTCGCCACCCAATTCGGCTCGCACGAGTTGGCCGCCTTCCAGGTGGCGATGACGGTATTCGCGACCCTCGCCTTCGCACTGGATGCTCTCGCTATCGCAGCGCAAGCACTGATCGGCAAGGCGCTCGGCGCATCCGATCTGGAGTCGGTGCGCAGCGTGCTCGCGCGCTGTCTGCAGTGGGGTGTGCTCGGCGGCGTCGCACTCGGAGCGGTGCTGGCCGCGCTGAGCCCGATCGCGCCGTGGGTGTTCACGAGCGATTCGAGCGTCGCCGGGATGCTGCCCGTGGCATTCTTGATCGTCGCCATCGGAACCCCTTTAGCCGGTTACGTGTTCGTGCTTGACGGCGTGCTGATCGGCGCAGGCGATGCGCGCTATTTGGCGTGGACGGGCGGGGTGAACCTGGCCGTGTTCGTTCCGCTGGCCATCGCGGTGGGAACGTGGGCGCCGAGCGGCCCGAGCGGACTGGCCTGGCTGACCGCCGCGTTCTCGTTCGGCTACATCGGGGCGCGAGCCGTGACGCTCGGGCTGCGTGCCCGCCGCGGCGCCTGGATGGTCGCCGGCGCGCAGCGCTGA
- a CDS encoding ABC transporter ATP-binding protein: MTTVIETVGLDKRFGRVHALDGLNLSVTAGEVHGFLGPNGAGKSTTIRVLLGLARASGGTATVYGRDPWRDAVALHQRMAYVPGDVSLWPNLTGGESVDVISRLRGADTSTAGYRERRAELMAAFQFDPKKKARSYSKGNRQKVALIAAFATPAELYILDEPTSGLDPVMESVFTREIDRLKASGATVLLSSHILSEVEALCDRVSIIRNGTIVESGSLAELRHLTRTEFTFSSAGMTDAGLATISQANDLSTSAGRVAFTVDSDKINDVLPQLARLNVQGLTVAPPSLEELFLRHYGDELAASESSLEEVSAR, translated from the coding sequence ATGACAACAGTGATTGAGACCGTGGGTCTCGACAAGCGATTCGGCCGCGTGCATGCACTCGACGGCCTGAACCTGAGTGTAACCGCGGGCGAAGTGCACGGCTTCCTCGGCCCGAACGGCGCGGGTAAGTCCACAACGATCCGCGTTCTCTTGGGGTTGGCCCGCGCCAGTGGTGGCACCGCCACTGTGTACGGCAGGGACCCGTGGCGGGACGCCGTGGCGTTGCACCAGCGGATGGCCTACGTCCCCGGCGACGTCAGTCTCTGGCCCAATCTCACCGGTGGAGAGTCGGTCGATGTGATCAGCCGCCTTCGCGGTGCAGACACCAGTACCGCCGGGTATCGCGAGCGGCGTGCCGAACTGATGGCCGCATTCCAGTTCGACCCAAAGAAGAAGGCGCGCAGCTACTCCAAGGGCAACCGCCAGAAGGTCGCACTGATCGCGGCATTCGCCACGCCTGCAGAGCTCTACATCCTCGACGAACCGACCAGCGGGCTCGACCCGGTGATGGAGAGCGTGTTCACCCGTGAGATCGACCGGCTGAAGGCATCCGGTGCCACAGTTCTGCTCTCCAGTCACATCCTGTCCGAGGTCGAAGCGCTGTGCGACCGGGTCAGCATCATCCGAAACGGCACTATCGTCGAATCCGGCTCGCTCGCTGAACTGCGGCACCTCACTCGCACCGAGTTCACGTTCTCGAGCGCCGGCATGACGGATGCGGGGCTCGCGACGATTTCGCAGGCGAACGATCTGTCGACGAGTGCGGGACGAGTGGCCTTCACGGTCGACAGCGACAAGATCAACGACGTGCTGCCGCAGCTGGCACGGTTGAACGTTCAGGGGCTGACGGTCGCACCGCCCTCCCTCGAGGAACTCTTCCTGCGGCACTACGGAGACGAGCTGGCGGCATCCGAGAGCTCGCTGGAGGAGGTGTCGGCACGATGA
- a CDS encoding ABC transporter permease, with amino-acid sequence MTAIGSLLRLRLRRDRVQLTVWVLAIALMTVFTAAAVASEFGTEAERISVVKLATATPALLAFRGVAAGASTGAFFVFDGLTYLAVLAGLMSTFLAVRHSRADEESGRAELIAATSAGRFAPTIATVIEGVIANVAVMVLVFLGLIASGFDVAGSVTFAWALGAVGIAFLGIGLLCAQVFSTSRAANGCAAALVGIAYLVRGIADASGTVSADGLHTTSTWVSWLSPIGWAQKTNPYTDNAWWVALLCVALCAVLVVVTLVLQAVRDTGAGLIAARSGRATASPILRGPLGLAWRLSRGSIIGWGIGALVLAFVAGGLGGAVIKLLKSNSTVTTAISSISPGGSGGILQQFVAAMMAFIAILVAGSVLQIIMRMRQDEAAGTTEVVLATRVGRIRWFLGFWVIGVVSAAVILAVSGAVTGGVLAANKGVDPAIFGQSVGTALVQLPAVLIYLSVLGLVFAVIPRLTIGIGWAMLALGAFLGQFGGLLKLPDWVRNISPAEHTPALPMANADFSGFWRMAAIVIVVGVLTAVLVRQRDVAVG; translated from the coding sequence ATGACCGCCATCGGCAGTCTGCTACGGCTGAGGCTGCGCCGCGACCGGGTGCAGCTGACGGTCTGGGTGCTGGCGATTGCGCTCATGACGGTGTTCACCGCGGCCGCCGTCGCCAGCGAATTCGGAACGGAGGCCGAGCGCATCTCCGTTGTGAAGCTCGCGACGGCCACGCCGGCACTACTCGCCTTCCGTGGGGTTGCAGCTGGCGCGAGCACCGGTGCCTTTTTCGTGTTCGACGGTCTGACGTACCTGGCGGTTCTCGCGGGGCTGATGAGCACCTTCCTCGCCGTTCGGCACTCACGAGCCGATGAGGAGTCCGGTCGCGCTGAGCTCATCGCGGCAACCTCGGCGGGCCGGTTCGCCCCGACCATCGCCACGGTGATCGAAGGGGTGATCGCCAATGTGGCCGTCATGGTGCTCGTCTTCCTCGGGTTGATCGCAAGCGGTTTCGACGTCGCGGGCTCCGTCACGTTCGCGTGGGCGCTCGGCGCTGTCGGCATCGCGTTCCTCGGCATTGGGCTGCTGTGCGCTCAGGTGTTCTCGACGTCACGAGCAGCGAACGGATGCGCGGCCGCGCTCGTCGGAATCGCCTACCTCGTGCGCGGAATCGCTGATGCGTCCGGCACCGTGTCTGCGGATGGACTGCACACGACCAGCACCTGGGTCAGCTGGCTGTCGCCGATCGGCTGGGCGCAGAAAACGAACCCGTACACCGACAATGCGTGGTGGGTCGCGCTGCTCTGCGTAGCGTTGTGCGCGGTGCTCGTCGTGGTCACCCTCGTGCTCCAGGCGGTGCGAGACACCGGCGCTGGGCTCATCGCGGCACGGAGCGGCCGTGCGACGGCATCCCCGATCCTGCGCGGCCCACTTGGCCTCGCCTGGCGCCTGTCACGCGGTTCGATCATCGGCTGGGGGATCGGAGCATTGGTGCTCGCGTTCGTCGCCGGTGGCCTCGGTGGCGCCGTGATCAAATTGCTGAAGAGCAATTCAACGGTCACCACGGCGATCAGCTCGATTTCGCCGGGCGGTTCCGGCGGAATCCTGCAGCAGTTCGTTGCAGCCATGATGGCATTCATCGCGATTCTGGTAGCGGGCAGCGTGCTCCAGATCATCATGCGAATGCGCCAGGATGAGGCGGCGGGAACGACGGAGGTCGTCCTGGCGACGCGAGTCGGCCGCATCCGCTGGTTCCTGGGCTTCTGGGTGATCGGCGTGGTGTCGGCGGCCGTCATCCTCGCCGTCAGCGGCGCGGTCACCGGTGGAGTGCTCGCAGCAAACAAGGGCGTCGACCCGGCGATCTTCGGCCAGAGTGTGGGTACGGCACTCGTGCAGCTGCCCGCTGTGCTGATCTACCTGAGCGTGCTCGGGCTGGTCTTCGCGGTCATTCCGCGGCTGACGATCGGCATCGGCTGGGCCATGCTGGCGCTCGGCGCGTTCCTCGGACAATTTGGTGGGCTTCTGAAGCTGCCGGATTGGGTGCGCAACATCTCTCCGGCCGAGCACACGCCGGCCCTGCCGATGGCGAACGCCGACTTCAGCGGGTTCTGGCGGATGGCCGCGATCGTGATCGTGGTTGGCGTTCTCACAGCAGTTCTGGTTCGCCAGCGTGATGTCGCGGTCGGATAG
- a CDS encoding GbsR/MarR family transcriptional regulator: protein MARDEQALNEFAERSASLLAGAGFPRMPGRVLMMLMISETGGFTARELADRLDASAAAISGAVRYLHTLAMVRRVSQPGSRRDRYELPQHSWYTNTLTQTRYYDAFTAIVPIGIAAAGAPDEPAALRLKEMDDFYKFLRRRLPELLVEWEEEQRDER, encoded by the coding sequence ATGGCACGGGACGAGCAAGCGCTGAACGAGTTCGCCGAGCGTTCTGCTTCCCTCCTTGCCGGCGCCGGTTTTCCGCGGATGCCTGGCCGCGTATTGATGATGCTGATGATTTCTGAGACTGGCGGGTTCACGGCAAGGGAGCTGGCCGACCGGCTCGACGCGAGTGCTGCGGCGATCTCGGGTGCCGTGCGCTATCTCCATACGCTCGCGATGGTGCGCCGGGTGTCGCAGCCCGGCAGTCGCCGCGATCGGTACGAATTGCCGCAGCACTCTTGGTACACGAACACGCTGACTCAAACCCGCTACTATGACGCGTTCACGGCGATTGTTCCCATCGGTATCGCTGCAGCAGGTGCGCCTGATGAACCAGCCGCTCTGCGCCTGAAGGAGATGGACGACTTCTACAAATTTCTGCGACGCCGACTTCCAGAGCTCCTCGTCGAGTGGGAAGAGGAGCAGCGTGACGAGCGCTGA
- a CDS encoding M13 family metallopeptidase has product MTDSARATGAAASGGEPSGLDKSGIDTSELDPTIRPQDDLFRHVNGRWLARTEIPQDKARYGSFHVLADEAELAVRTIIEEAQTAPEGTEQRKIGDLYTSFMDTERIERLGATPIAGSLAFADNVDSIPHLLEVIGKLERHGVSGFYQLFVDNDPGNPDRYLVFAEQGGISLPDESYYREEKFARVREAYLNHVQRMFELAGISDAARRAQNVFDLETAIAARHWDNVKSRDSEKTYNLFSWSEAVSLFAGRSSGAATRLPAGPAGLHVDPLPEPRWVPERRSTPGFPLVPGMGSSSAGSAAARGAAAGGPATVGPDLNLWRAALGGPEHALDELVLRQPSFTAGLAALLTKDRLTAWKDWLAWQIVHRAAPYLSGEFVEANFDFYGRTLTGTPLIRERWKRGVSLVEGAMGEAVGRVYVQTHFPPEAKERMDALVGNLVEAYRQSIRTLDWMGEGTRARAEEKLNKFTPKVGYPEKWRDYDALEIDPSDLLANVRASSRFEFNRELGKIGKPIDRTEWFMTPQTINAYYNPGFNEIVFPAAILQFPFFDADRDDAANYGAIGAVIGHEIGHGFDDQGSKYDGDGRLTDWWTFADRAAFEDRTATLIAQYDDLAPLQVPDHHVNGALTIGENIGDLGGLAIAWKAYLLSLAGKEPPVIDGLTGAERFFLSWAQAWQQKGRDEEVVRLLAIDPHSPNEFRCNQIVRNIDEFYTTFGVSESDALWLDPAQRVTIW; this is encoded by the coding sequence ATGACTGACTCTGCACGCGCAACCGGCGCAGCTGCATCCGGCGGCGAACCTTCCGGTCTCGATAAATCCGGTATTGACACGTCGGAGCTCGACCCGACGATTCGACCGCAAGACGACCTGTTCCGCCATGTGAATGGCCGCTGGCTGGCGCGCACGGAGATCCCTCAGGACAAAGCCCGGTACGGCTCGTTCCATGTGCTCGCCGACGAAGCAGAGCTTGCAGTTCGCACCATCATCGAAGAGGCGCAGACCGCTCCCGAGGGAACGGAACAGCGCAAGATCGGCGACCTGTACACCAGTTTCATGGACACCGAGCGCATCGAGAGGCTCGGTGCGACACCGATCGCGGGCTCGCTTGCGTTTGCAGACAACGTCGACTCGATCCCGCATCTGCTCGAGGTGATCGGAAAGCTCGAACGGCACGGCGTGAGCGGCTTCTACCAGTTGTTCGTCGACAACGATCCCGGCAATCCCGATCGTTATCTGGTCTTCGCGGAGCAGGGTGGCATCTCGCTGCCCGATGAAAGCTACTACCGCGAGGAGAAGTTCGCGCGCGTGCGCGAGGCGTATTTGAACCACGTACAGCGGATGTTCGAACTCGCCGGTATCTCGGATGCCGCGCGTCGCGCGCAGAACGTGTTCGATCTCGAAACCGCGATCGCCGCTCGGCACTGGGACAACGTGAAGAGCCGGGACAGCGAGAAGACGTACAACCTGTTCAGCTGGTCTGAAGCGGTCTCTTTATTCGCGGGCAGGTCGAGCGGTGCAGCGACCCGATTGCCCGCCGGGCCGGCCGGGCTGCACGTCGACCCCTTGCCCGAACCGCGGTGGGTACCAGAACGTCGTTCCACGCCGGGGTTCCCGTTGGTGCCGGGAATGGGGTCATCGTCAGCGGGTTCGGCGGCTGCGCGCGGCGCGGCGGCCGGCGGCCCTGCAACTGTCGGCCCCGACTTGAACCTGTGGCGCGCTGCGCTCGGCGGCCCGGAGCATGCGCTGGACGAGCTCGTGCTGCGCCAGCCGAGCTTCACGGCCGGGTTGGCGGCACTGCTCACGAAGGATCGTCTCACGGCCTGGAAAGACTGGCTGGCATGGCAGATCGTCCACCGCGCCGCCCCGTACCTCTCAGGTGAGTTCGTCGAGGCCAACTTCGACTTCTACGGCCGCACGCTGACCGGAACCCCGCTGATCCGCGAGCGCTGGAAGCGCGGTGTCTCACTGGTCGAGGGTGCGATGGGCGAGGCTGTCGGGCGCGTGTATGTTCAAACCCACTTCCCGCCCGAGGCGAAGGAGCGGATGGATGCGCTGGTAGGCAACCTCGTCGAGGCCTACCGGCAGAGCATCCGCACTCTGGATTGGATGGGGGAAGGCACTCGTGCCCGCGCCGAGGAGAAGCTGAACAAGTTCACACCGAAGGTCGGCTACCCCGAGAAGTGGCGTGACTACGACGCCCTTGAGATCGATCCGAGCGACTTGCTCGCCAATGTTCGAGCGAGTTCTCGCTTCGAGTTCAATCGAGAACTTGGCAAGATTGGCAAACCGATCGATCGCACCGAGTGGTTCATGACACCACAGACCATCAACGCCTACTACAACCCCGGTTTCAACGAGATCGTGTTCCCCGCGGCGATACTGCAGTTCCCGTTCTTCGATGCCGATCGCGATGACGCGGCGAACTACGGTGCCATCGGCGCTGTGATCGGCCACGAGATCGGCCACGGCTTCGACGACCAAGGGTCCAAATACGACGGCGACGGCCGCCTGACCGATTGGTGGACGTTCGCCGATCGTGCCGCGTTCGAGGATCGCACGGCGACGTTGATCGCGCAATATGACGATCTGGCACCGCTGCAAGTTCCCGATCATCACGTCAACGGCGCGCTGACGATCGGCGAGAACATCGGCGACCTCGGCGGCCTGGCGATCGCCTGGAAGGCCTACCTCCTGTCACTGGCCGGCAAGGAGCCACCCGTCATCGACGGTCTCACCGGGGCGGAACGGTTCTTTCTGTCCTGGGCACAGGCGTGGCAGCAGAAGGGGCGCGATGAGGAGGTCGTGCGCCTACTTGCGATCGATCCGCACTCGCCGAACGAGTTCCGCTGCAACCAGATCGTGCGCAACATCGATGAGTTTTATACGACCTTCGGAGTGAGCGAGTCGGATGCGCTGTGGTTGGATCCGGCGCAGCGAGTGACGATCTGGTGA
- a CDS encoding serine hydrolase codes for MTIPAQDLQRRARHGAVHRGKHRGASRGQSFERGFAALGDLALGGVQVSARATDLTTGEVLFSVDDHVIMPTASIGKILLLVEVAARIEAQEASGLTIIERTAEDAVGDSGIWQHLAAPALPLADLAALIGASSDNLATNVLLRKVGLDAVSRRTEQLGLTRTALLDLVRDHRGPDDAPHLSVGSANELTWLLSALARGEIVDAGTSRRVIAWLSLNSDLSMVASAFGLDPLAHRTAEHNIMLVNKTGTDVSVRSEVGVLRGPRAGVTYAVSMYFDDSELQTRLTVLDGMRTVGLDLLEYVH; via the coding sequence GTGACGATCCCAGCCCAGGATTTGCAACGCCGTGCACGGCACGGTGCCGTGCATCGTGGAAAGCATCGCGGGGCGTCGCGTGGGCAGAGTTTCGAGCGCGGGTTCGCGGCGCTCGGTGACCTCGCCCTGGGTGGTGTTCAGGTGTCCGCTCGCGCCACCGATCTGACGACCGGCGAAGTGCTCTTCTCGGTCGACGATCACGTCATCATGCCGACGGCGTCGATCGGCAAGATCCTGCTTCTGGTGGAAGTGGCGGCCCGCATCGAGGCGCAGGAGGCCAGCGGGCTGACGATCATCGAACGGACCGCCGAGGATGCCGTCGGCGACTCCGGAATCTGGCAACACCTGGCAGCACCCGCCCTTCCGCTCGCCGATCTTGCTGCGCTGATCGGCGCGAGCAGCGACAATCTCGCCACCAATGTTCTGCTGCGCAAAGTCGGGTTGGATGCGGTGAGCCGGCGCACGGAACAACTCGGCCTCACCCGCACCGCACTGCTCGACCTGGTGCGCGACCATCGGGGTCCGGATGACGCACCTCACCTCTCGGTCGGCAGTGCGAACGAGCTGACCTGGCTGTTGTCCGCGCTTGCCCGTGGGGAGATCGTCGACGCTGGCACGAGCCGCCGGGTCATCGCCTGGCTCTCGCTCAACTCGGATTTGTCGATGGTCGCAAGCGCATTCGGCCTCGACCCGCTCGCGCACAGAACAGCGGAACACAACATCATGCTCGTGAATAAGACTGGCACGGATGTGAGCGTGCGCAGCGAGGTCGGTGTGCTGCGCGGGCCGCGTGCCGGCGTTACGTACGCCGTGTCGATGTATTTCGACGATTCCGAGCTTCAAACGCGGCTCACCGTGCTCGACGGTATGCGCACCGTCGGTCTCGACTTGCTCGAATACGTGCATTAA
- a CDS encoding branched-chain amino acid ABC transporter substrate-binding protein, translating to MTSVEVPKDAVLPAGDGNAKCPSGLTIAYIGAETGPNAQLGINIYNGVQLAVNQANKANPGCQVNFKKFDTEGDPTKATGPVTQAVNEPDIIGVIGLPFSGESKATGNIFDQGDLVHITPSATNPTLTDNGWKTFFRGLGNDSVQGPAAATLLTSMLKLNKVYVVQDDSDYGIGLGGTTTAALGSKLVGTDKVTTGQKDFSAVVSKIINAKPDAVYYSGYYAEAAPFDQQLVAKGYTGVFAGPDGVKDDQFIKQGGAATNNAYFTCPCIPGELIKSFSDAYAGVSGGAAPGTYSIEGYDAATILLTGIGKGNADRAKLLDFVKNYDADGLSKHYKWNSKGELATPTVFAYKVDNGSIVPLGPIK from the coding sequence ATGACGTCAGTTGAGGTGCCGAAGGATGCAGTCCTTCCGGCTGGCGACGGCAACGCCAAGTGCCCGTCAGGGTTGACCATCGCCTATATCGGCGCTGAGACCGGCCCGAACGCTCAGCTGGGCATCAATATCTACAACGGCGTGCAGCTGGCGGTCAACCAGGCGAACAAGGCGAACCCGGGCTGCCAGGTCAACTTCAAGAAGTTCGACACTGAGGGTGACCCGACCAAGGCAACCGGTCCGGTGACGCAGGCGGTCAACGAGCCCGACATCATCGGAGTCATCGGTCTTCCGTTCTCGGGCGAGTCGAAGGCAACCGGCAACATCTTCGACCAGGGCGACCTGGTCCACATCACGCCGTCTGCCACCAACCCGACGCTGACCGACAACGGTTGGAAGACCTTCTTCCGCGGCCTGGGTAACGACTCCGTGCAGGGTCCGGCGGCCGCAACGCTGCTGACCAGCATGTTGAAGCTGAACAAGGTCTACGTCGTGCAGGACGACTCGGACTACGGCATCGGCCTCGGCGGCACCACAACGGCGGCGCTCGGATCGAAGCTCGTCGGTACGGACAAGGTCACAACCGGTCAGAAGGACTTCTCGGCGGTGGTCTCCAAGATCATCAACGCGAAGCCAGACGCCGTGTACTACTCGGGTTACTACGCTGAGGCCGCACCGTTCGACCAGCAACTGGTGGCAAAGGGCTACACCGGAGTCTTCGCCGGCCCCGACGGCGTCAAGGACGACCAGTTCATCAAGCAGGGCGGGGCCGCGACCAACAACGCGTACTTCACCTGCCCCTGCATCCCGGGTGAATTGATCAAGTCCTTCTCGGATGCCTACGCGGGCGTCTCGGGCGGTGCTGCCCCTGGAACGTACTCCATTGAGGGTTACGACGCGGCAACGATTCTGCTCACCGGTATCGGCAAGGGCAACGCTGACCGTGCCAAACTGCTCGACTTCGTGAAAAACTACGACGCGGATGGTCTGAGCAAGCACTACAAGTGGAACTCGAAGGGTGAGCTCGCAACGCCTACAGTGTTTGCCTACAAGGTGGACAACGGTTCGATCGTGCCACTCGGCCCGATCAAGTAG
- a CDS encoding branched-chain amino acid ABC transporter permease: MLLTLLANVPMDDNSWITFNVPSLIQNFWPATFDGLTFGAIYALVALGYTLVYGVLSLINFAHSEVFIMGCYGVVVTLTALGFGPSTPNLGFGAIVGDLLLALIVGMIASAATAVIVERVAYRPLRRRNAPRLAFLITAIGASFAIQYSIFIVRGANPEPAVTMFVPTPIFDIFGTIVDSQQLIIIIAAVAMMVFTDQFIRRTRTGRGIRAVAQDPDTATLMGVNKERIIIITFVIGGILAGAAALFYVMKVPSGVLYNGGFVLGIKAFAAAVLGGIGNVRGALLGGLLLGLIGNYGQLLLGDSQWTDVIAFIVLVLVLLVRPSGLLGQSLGRSRA; encoded by the coding sequence ATGCTCCTTACACTTCTGGCGAACGTCCCGATGGACGACAACAGCTGGATCACCTTCAACGTCCCTAGCCTCATCCAAAACTTCTGGCCTGCGACCTTCGACGGGCTGACCTTCGGAGCCATCTACGCGCTCGTGGCGCTCGGTTACACGCTGGTTTACGGCGTTCTGAGCCTGATCAACTTCGCGCACTCCGAAGTGTTCATCATGGGCTGTTACGGCGTTGTCGTTACGCTCACCGCGCTCGGGTTCGGGCCGTCGACACCGAACCTCGGCTTCGGGGCGATCGTCGGCGATCTGCTACTGGCATTGATCGTGGGCATGATCGCGTCGGCCGCGACGGCGGTGATCGTGGAGCGCGTCGCTTACCGGCCGCTACGCAGGCGCAACGCGCCACGGCTTGCATTCCTGATCACCGCGATCGGCGCGTCGTTCGCGATTCAGTACAGCATCTTCATTGTCCGCGGTGCGAACCCAGAGCCAGCCGTGACGATGTTCGTGCCGACGCCGATCTTCGACATCTTCGGCACCATCGTGGACAGTCAGCAGTTGATCATCATCATCGCGGCGGTCGCGATGATGGTCTTCACCGACCAGTTCATCCGACGCACCCGCACCGGTCGCGGTATCCGCGCTGTTGCTCAAGATCCGGATACAGCGACGCTCATGGGCGTCAACAAGGAACGCATCATCATCATCACGTTCGTGATCGGGGGTATCCTCGCGGGGGCCGCTGCATTGTTCTATGTGATGAAGGTGCCGAGCGGCGTGCTCTACAACGGCGGATTCGTACTCGGGATCAAGGCGTTCGCCGCAGCGGTGCTCGGCGGCATCGGCAACGTACGCGGCGCCCTGCTCGGCGGTCTTCTGCTCGGGTTGATCGGCAACTACGGGCAGCTGCTGCTGGGCGATTCGCAGTGGACCGACGTGATCGCGTTCATCGTTCTTGTTCTGGTGCTGCTCGTGCGACCGAGTGGACTTCTCGGCCAATCATTGGGAAGGAGCAGAGCATGA